One window of the Amycolatopsis mediterranei genome contains the following:
- a CDS encoding ATP-binding cassette domain-containing protein produces MPQPVIAVTDLAKQYGEVTALAGISLTVVRGAVLAVLGHNGAGKTTLIDILSTRVRPSAGTARVCGYDVVQRGCAVRRRIGVTGQFAAVDDALSGRGNLVLIARLLGARPRQALARATELIAAFGLEDAADRPAGTYSGGMRRRLDLAAGLVGAPQVLFLDEPTTGLDPVSRAGLWTTVEGLAARGTTVVLTTQYLEEADRLADHVVVLGLGHITVSGTPAQLKARLGTRTATLTFGTELALWRAADALSRLGFAAGRAGLVLTVPLSGPGDIPVVVRALDAAGAPLRDLTVTEPTLDDVYLSLHRTAS; encoded by the coding sequence CCTCGCGAAACAGTACGGCGAAGTCACCGCGCTCGCCGGGATCAGCCTCACCGTCGTCCGCGGCGCGGTGCTGGCGGTCCTCGGCCACAACGGCGCCGGGAAGACCACCTTGATCGACATCCTCAGCACGCGCGTCCGGCCGAGTGCGGGCACCGCCCGCGTCTGCGGCTACGACGTCGTGCAGCGCGGCTGCGCGGTCCGGCGGCGGATCGGGGTGACCGGGCAGTTCGCCGCGGTCGACGACGCCCTGTCCGGCCGCGGGAACCTCGTGCTGATCGCCCGGCTGCTGGGCGCGAGACCGCGGCAGGCGCTCGCCCGGGCCACCGAACTGATCGCCGCCTTCGGTCTCGAAGACGCGGCCGACCGCCCGGCCGGGACGTATTCCGGCGGGATGCGCCGCCGGCTGGACCTGGCCGCGGGCCTGGTCGGCGCGCCGCAGGTGCTCTTCCTCGACGAGCCGACCACCGGCCTCGACCCGGTGAGCCGGGCCGGGTTGTGGACGACCGTCGAGGGCCTCGCGGCGCGCGGCACCACCGTCGTGCTCACCACCCAGTACCTCGAGGAAGCCGACCGGCTGGCCGACCACGTCGTCGTCCTCGGCCTCGGGCACATCACCGTGTCGGGAACGCCGGCGCAGCTGAAGGCCCGGCTCGGCACCCGGACGGCGACCCTCACGTTCGGCACCGAACTGGCGTTGTGGCGCGCGGCAGACGCGTTGTCGCGCCTGGGTTTCGCGGCCGGCCGCGCCGGGCTGGTGCTGACCGTGCCGCTGTCCGGCCCGGGCGACATCCCGGTGGTGGTCCGCGCGCTCGACGCGGCGGGCGCGCCGCTGCGGGATTTGACGGTGACCGAGCCGACCCTCGACGACGTCTACCTTTCGCTGCACCGGACGGCGTCGTGA
- a CDS encoding ABC transporter permease yields the protein MTQSRHRAAVAALGDPTAWPESGFWTQVRVLTARSSRTAFGDRRLVFFGLLQPVVLLLLFSQVFSGVGALPGVAAYQGYVNFLVPATLVNIAMTTAMSSGAGLLAEIYGGFTGRLRCLPISLFSVLVARTLADAARLGVQLAVTAVASVVFLGFRPAGGLVGLALALVLTLVVGWCLSWVFVAITTWLRKAETLQAASFVVMFPLMFSSSAYMPLDTMPAWVRAVSAVNPLTYAIDATRALALARPLGWSLLTALIIAAVAAVAGATLAARTFRRRT from the coding sequence ATGACACAGAGCCGGCATCGCGCGGCGGTCGCCGCACTCGGCGACCCCACGGCCTGGCCGGAATCCGGCTTCTGGACGCAGGTCCGCGTGTTGACGGCCCGTTCCTCGCGGACGGCGTTCGGCGACCGCCGGCTGGTCTTCTTCGGCCTGCTGCAGCCGGTGGTGCTGCTGTTGCTGTTCAGCCAGGTGTTCAGCGGCGTCGGCGCGCTGCCGGGCGTCGCGGCGTACCAGGGTTACGTGAACTTCCTGGTGCCGGCGACGCTGGTCAACATCGCCATGACGACGGCGATGAGCTCGGGCGCGGGCCTGCTGGCGGAGATCTACGGCGGCTTCACCGGACGGCTGCGCTGCCTGCCGATCTCCCTGTTTTCCGTACTGGTGGCCCGCACCCTGGCGGATGCCGCGCGGCTGGGTGTCCAGCTGGCGGTGACGGCCGTGGCCAGCGTGGTCTTCCTGGGCTTCCGCCCGGCGGGCGGCCTGGTCGGCCTGGCGTTGGCCCTGGTGCTGACGCTGGTCGTCGGCTGGTGCCTGAGCTGGGTGTTCGTGGCGATCACGACGTGGCTGCGCAAGGCGGAAACGCTCCAGGCGGCGTCGTTCGTGGTGATGTTCCCGCTGATGTTCTCATCGAGCGCGTACATGCCTCTGGACACGATGCCGGCGTGGGTCCGCGCGGTTTCGGCGGTCAACCCGCTGACCTACGCGATCGACGCAACCCGCGCGCTGGCTTTGGCCCGCCCGCTCGGCTGGTCGCTCCTGACGGCCCTGATCATCGCCGCGGTGGCCGCGGTGGCGGGCGCCACGCTGGCCGCCCGCACCTTCCGGCGCCGCACCTAA
- a CDS encoding glycosyl transferase, producing MSYVGPALAASAGEWSGVDGRPLVVVTLGTANAAAGVRFLAESVDALAGMPSVRGLVVAPIRDDQSMLAQQVVAASAGVRLRFDRAKAADIREAIESAGQYRLGAEKIRDSFEAAGGAEEAATRLESLG from the coding sequence GTGTCGTACGTCGGGCCCGCCTTGGCCGCCAGTGCGGGCGAATGGTCCGGTGTGGACGGACGCCCCTTGGTCGTGGTGACGCTGGGAACGGCGAACGCGGCGGCCGGCGTGCGGTTCCTGGCCGAGAGCGTCGACGCGCTGGCCGGGATGCCGTCCGTGCGGGGGCTGGTGGTGGCCCCGATCCGCGACGACCAGTCGATGCTGGCCCAGCAGGTGGTCGCGGCCTCGGCGGGGGTGCGGCTGCGGTTCGACCGCGCGAAGGCGGCCGACATCCGCGAGGCGATCGAATCGGCGGGTCAGTACCGCCTCGGCGCCGAGAAGATCCGCGACTCGTTCGAAGCGGCGGGTGGAGCGGAAGAGGCCGCGACGAGGCTGGAGTCGCTGGGTTAG
- a CDS encoding CHAT domain-containing protein, whose translation MTNLDPPEVIESVRALQQAAADASCLGRFHQGVKHLRRGMSLLDSIHPVADEHRTDWLVTRIKVASTLAGMSSELTGDVAAGLAGLDDVRLLINAVADPVLRADLNGTLDHNYAMRLMTVGRNEESLASFDASLEHKEFLLTQLGDPTPQMRGFVVTLYSRGWVHTKLGNVSQARADLNRALELSEKYELRGQAADVRRILGTLSLRTGDVPEALRLYQESERVYRALDLEAPALLSMEQAQALLTAGLADEAGSHLDDLIARMTAEPSIASHLGAAELLRASAALLNDEIEFARQTAASARRLLLRVGCQTCVANAAVLGLQADVREAVASGTLPPGLPVRALRTADKMQLPRLAEQAATARMLAVRLDIRRGNLKRAVETLQKVPRPGQLTPIDYRMLRRLCRAELAVAQGDRAKALTEIRSGLTELDAVRDRMGGLDLVSGTALHGQELADLAVKLVLERHDARRLFVWLERTRAQTYRYEPLSAGTDPELAARVAEVRGLGQAIQEAQHDGHPVAGLRAKYNERLREAQRLGWHTGRWGRPRPVAGLAEVIARLGERALISFAASGDDLVAVVLAGGECRLVRLGSAGSAAESARVLNVDLDALAPDNLPERLAEVVMASAHKQADKLDTQLIQPLAGLIGERELVIVPTGPLYAVPWGVLPGLLGRPTVVAPSATAWLAAELTKSSRARKIVLVRGPGLAGARGELEKLTTHYRTATTMTGAQATVKSVLRAMDGAKLAHFAAHGAHEPENALFSRLELADGALFGHEMAGLRQPPRQVVFAACELAMNRIRPGDEALGFASALLASGSRTVIAPLSRVGDLASAAAMDDYYRALAVRESPALALADAIAVDPFRRPFVCLGAG comes from the coding sequence GTGACGAACCTGGACCCCCCGGAAGTCATCGAGTCGGTCCGCGCCCTCCAGCAAGCCGCCGCCGATGCGTCGTGCCTCGGGCGTTTCCACCAGGGGGTCAAGCACCTGCGGCGGGGTATGAGCCTGCTGGACTCGATCCACCCGGTCGCCGACGAGCACCGCACCGACTGGCTGGTCACGCGGATCAAGGTGGCCAGCACCCTGGCCGGGATGTCGTCGGAGCTCACGGGAGACGTCGCGGCCGGGCTGGCCGGCCTGGACGACGTGCGGCTGCTCATCAACGCCGTGGCCGACCCGGTCCTGCGCGCCGACCTGAACGGAACGTTGGACCACAACTACGCCATGCGCCTCATGACGGTCGGGCGCAACGAGGAGAGTCTCGCCTCCTTCGACGCCTCGCTCGAGCACAAGGAATTCCTGCTCACCCAGCTGGGCGATCCGACGCCACAGATGCGCGGATTCGTCGTAACGCTCTATTCGCGCGGCTGGGTGCACACCAAGCTCGGCAACGTGAGCCAGGCCCGCGCGGACCTGAACCGGGCTCTGGAGCTGTCGGAGAAATACGAATTAAGGGGACAGGCCGCCGATGTCCGCCGCATCCTCGGGACGTTGTCGCTGCGGACCGGCGACGTGCCGGAGGCGCTGCGGCTCTACCAGGAGAGCGAGCGGGTGTACCGCGCGCTGGATCTCGAGGCCCCGGCCCTCCTGTCGATGGAACAGGCGCAGGCCCTGCTGACCGCCGGGCTGGCCGACGAGGCGGGCAGCCACCTCGACGACCTGATCGCCCGGATGACCGCCGAGCCCAGCATCGCCAGCCACCTCGGTGCCGCGGAGCTGCTGCGCGCCTCGGCCGCGCTGCTGAACGACGAAATCGAATTCGCCCGCCAGACGGCCGCTTCCGCTCGCCGGCTCCTGCTGCGGGTGGGCTGCCAGACCTGTGTGGCCAATGCGGCCGTCCTCGGTCTGCAGGCCGACGTGCGCGAGGCGGTGGCGAGCGGGACGCTGCCCCCGGGACTGCCGGTGCGCGCCTTGCGGACCGCGGACAAGATGCAGCTTCCCCGCCTGGCCGAGCAGGCCGCCACCGCGCGGATGCTCGCCGTCCGGCTGGACATCCGGCGCGGCAACCTCAAGCGTGCCGTCGAGACTCTGCAGAAGGTCCCGCGCCCCGGGCAGCTCACGCCCATCGACTACCGGATGCTGCGGCGGCTCTGCCGGGCCGAACTCGCCGTGGCGCAGGGCGACCGGGCCAAGGCGCTCACCGAGATCCGGTCCGGGCTCACCGAACTGGACGCCGTGCGGGATCGGATGGGCGGGCTCGATCTCGTCTCCGGGACCGCTCTGCACGGGCAGGAACTCGCCGATCTCGCCGTCAAGCTGGTGCTCGAGCGCCACGATGCCCGGCGGCTGTTCGTCTGGCTCGAACGGACCCGGGCGCAGACCTACCGCTACGAACCGCTCTCCGCCGGGACCGATCCCGAACTCGCCGCGCGCGTGGCCGAGGTCCGCGGGCTCGGGCAGGCCATCCAGGAGGCCCAGCACGACGGCCACCCCGTCGCCGGCCTGCGGGCGAAGTACAACGAACGGCTGCGGGAAGCCCAGCGGCTCGGCTGGCACACCGGGCGGTGGGGCCGGCCGCGGCCCGTTGCCGGGCTCGCCGAGGTCATTGCGCGGCTCGGTGAGCGGGCGTTGATCAGCTTCGCCGCTTCCGGGGACGACCTCGTCGCGGTCGTGCTGGCCGGGGGTGAGTGCCGGCTCGTGCGGCTCGGGTCCGCCGGGTCCGCCGCCGAGTCCGCGCGCGTGCTGAACGTCGACCTCGATGCCCTTGCTCCCGACAACCTGCCCGAACGGCTGGCCGAGGTCGTCATGGCCTCCGCGCACAAGCAGGCCGACAAGCTCGACACGCAGCTGATCCAGCCCCTGGCCGGCCTCATCGGCGAGCGCGAGCTGGTCATCGTCCCGACCGGGCCGCTCTACGCCGTGCCGTGGGGCGTGCTGCCCGGGCTGCTCGGGCGGCCGACCGTCGTCGCGCCGTCGGCGACCGCCTGGCTGGCCGCCGAGCTGACGAAGTCGTCGCGCGCCCGCAAGATCGTGCTCGTCCGCGGGCCCGGGCTGGCCGGCGCCCGTGGTGAGCTCGAGAAGCTCACCACGCACTACCGCACCGCGACGACGATGACCGGCGCCCAGGCCACCGTGAAGTCCGTGCTGCGCGCGATGGACGGCGCCAAGCTCGCGCACTTCGCCGCGCACGGCGCGCACGAGCCGGAAAACGCGCTGTTCTCCCGGCTCGAACTCGCCGACGGCGCGCTGTTCGGCCACGAGATGGCCGGGCTGCGGCAGCCGCCGCGGCAGGTCGTGTTCGCCGCGTGCGAGCTCGCGATGAACCGGATCCGGCCCGGCGACGAAGCCCTCGGCTTCGCCAGCGCGCTGCTGGCCAGCGGCTCCCGGACGGTGATCGCGCCGCTGTCGCGCGTCGGCGACCTCGCCTCGGCCGCCGCGATGGACGACTACTACCGCGCGCTGGCCGTCCGGGAGAGCCCGGCGCTGGCGCTGGCCGACGCGATCGCCGTCGACCCGTTCCGCCGCCCGTTCGTCTGCCTCGGCGCCGGCTAG
- a CDS encoding serine hydrolase domain-containing protein, translating into MSSEHVQGTVADGFESVREEFAAVATEEGGDYAAQLVAHVGGERVVDLWTGPGFTGDSLTGVFSSTKGAAHLVVALLVQDGVLDLDQRVAHYWPEFGAAGKSGITLRELLAHRAGVVGADDGFTGDEIADDRVIAERLAPQRPYWRPGTAFGYHALVIGALTGEVVRRVTGRSIQEHYEERVRKPFGLDFYLGLPEELEPRFLTTLPMLPTPEQQAELAANATGPDSITGIAFNRNHPKAPELWELPNRKLVRQLSPASVGGVASARGLAGLYAAAISGPEPLLLPETAAEFAQLHSIGDDVATRNRNAFGLGFAIVSDNYPVLSQGAIGHSGAAGSQAFADPRSGLAYGYNRRRCAFPGGAAPENVRLVRALHAAATA; encoded by the coding sequence ATGTCGTCCGAGCACGTCCAGGGGACCGTCGCCGACGGGTTCGAGTCCGTGCGGGAAGAGTTCGCCGCCGTCGCGACCGAGGAAGGCGGCGACTACGCCGCTCAGCTCGTCGCGCACGTCGGCGGCGAGCGGGTCGTCGACCTGTGGACCGGGCCTGGCTTCACCGGAGACTCGCTGACCGGCGTGTTCTCCTCGACCAAGGGGGCCGCGCACCTGGTGGTCGCGCTGCTCGTCCAGGACGGCGTGCTCGACCTCGACCAGCGGGTCGCCCACTACTGGCCGGAGTTCGGCGCCGCCGGCAAGAGCGGGATCACCCTGCGGGAGCTGCTCGCGCACCGGGCCGGTGTCGTGGGCGCCGACGACGGGTTCACCGGCGACGAGATCGCCGACGACCGCGTCATCGCCGAGCGGCTCGCCCCGCAGCGGCCGTACTGGCGGCCGGGCACCGCGTTCGGTTACCACGCGCTGGTGATCGGCGCGCTGACCGGCGAGGTCGTCCGGCGCGTGACCGGCCGCAGCATCCAGGAGCACTACGAGGAACGCGTCCGGAAGCCGTTCGGCCTGGACTTCTACCTGGGGCTGCCCGAGGAACTGGAGCCGCGCTTCCTGACCACGCTGCCGATGCTGCCGACGCCCGAGCAGCAGGCGGAGCTGGCGGCGAACGCGACCGGGCCGGACAGCATCACGGGCATCGCGTTCAACCGCAACCACCCGAAGGCACCCGAACTCTGGGAGCTGCCGAACCGCAAGCTGGTCCGGCAGCTGAGCCCGGCTTCGGTGGGCGGCGTGGCGTCGGCGCGCGGCCTGGCCGGCCTGTACGCCGCGGCGATCAGCGGGCCGGAGCCGCTCCTGCTTCCGGAGACCGCGGCCGAGTTCGCGCAGCTCCATTCGATCGGCGATGACGTCGCCACGCGCAACCGCAACGCGTTCGGCCTGGGCTTCGCGATCGTCTCGGACAATTACCCGGTCCTGAGCCAGGGCGCCATCGGTCACAGTGGCGCGGCCGGCTCGCAGGCGTTCGCCGACCCGCGCAGCGGCCTCGCGTACGGCTACAACCGCCGCCGGTGCGCTTTCCCGGGCGGAGCCGCGCCGGAAAACGTGCGTCTGGTCCGCGCGCTCCACGCGGCGGCGACGGCCTAG
- a CDS encoding VOC family protein: MRLTSTVLGTPEPRALAEFYSKLLGWPIRTDEPEWVTLRPDDGSAGLSFQLETGHVPPVWPPADGAQQMQLHLDIEVDDLQEATAAATAAGAVVAEFQPQDDVRVCFDPAGHPFCLWTRTG, from the coding sequence ATGAGGCTGACCTCCACCGTGCTCGGCACCCCGGAACCCCGTGCGCTCGCCGAGTTCTATTCGAAGCTCCTCGGCTGGCCGATCCGCACCGACGAACCGGAGTGGGTGACGCTGCGCCCGGACGACGGCAGCGCGGGGCTGTCGTTCCAGCTGGAGACCGGGCACGTCCCGCCGGTGTGGCCGCCGGCCGACGGCGCCCAGCAGATGCAGCTGCACCTCGACATCGAGGTCGACGACCTCCAGGAGGCGACGGCGGCGGCGACCGCGGCGGGCGCGGTGGTCGCCGAGTTCCAGCCGCAGGACGACGTCCGGGTCTGCTTCGATCCGGCCGGGCACCCGTTCTGCCTCTGGACGCGCACGGGGTGA